In Halorhabdus tiamatea SARL4B, a genomic segment contains:
- a CDS encoding TetR/AcrR family transcriptional regulator gives MDTEGDAGNSTEDDPGNRAGEGDAASDTQDAIMGATYRALCEHGYANLTMQDIADEFDKSRSLLHYHYDTKEDLLLAFVEQMVGWIGDRLAETETEDPLPRLEEYVDRFVIEPGESDRQTFALAIIELRVQAVHHPQFREKLRSHYERNVETVAEILADGIEAGVFRDVDPERVGEAIYTAMVGARTYQVTLGAEDATRRMRDAIAEFVATDLLVADRDVAEYAG, from the coding sequence ATGGACACGGAGGGTGACGCCGGGAACAGCACTGAGGATGACCCCGGGAACCGCGCTGGGGAGGGCGACGCCGCTTCCGACACGCAGGACGCGATCATGGGTGCGACCTATCGCGCGCTGTGTGAGCACGGCTACGCCAACCTGACGATGCAGGACATCGCGGACGAATTCGACAAGAGCCGGTCGCTGTTGCACTATCACTACGACACGAAGGAGGACCTGCTGCTCGCGTTCGTCGAGCAGATGGTGGGGTGGATCGGGGATCGGTTGGCCGAGACGGAGACCGAGGACCCCCTCCCCCGTCTCGAAGAGTACGTCGATCGGTTCGTTATCGAACCGGGCGAGTCTGACCGCCAGACGTTTGCCCTGGCGATTATCGAACTGCGCGTCCAGGCCGTTCACCACCCCCAGTTCCGCGAGAAACTCCGTTCGCACTACGAACGCAACGTCGAAACCGTCGCCGAAATTCTCGCCGACGGGATCGAGGCGGGCGTGTTTCGCGACGTCGACCCCGAGCGCGTCGGTGAGGCGATCTACACCGCCATGGTCGGTGCCCGGACCTATCAGGTTACCCTCGGTGCCGAGGACGCCACCCGGCGGATGCGCGACGCCATCGCCGAGTTCGTCGCGACGGATCTGCTCGTCGCGGATCGGGACGTCGCCGAGTACGCCGGATGA
- a CDS encoding ABC transporter ATP-binding protein: MSWGFSGGNDDADTFEHLREGVDRPMWRLLSSYGRGYVPEFVLGGVASVVARFLELIPALVLGVAIDALFVPTRDFSLPLVPQSVIPGDEPGQFWFAVGLVGAVYILTAALNWINGWAWNRFAQHLQHEVRVDTYDVVQRMRMGFFDDKQTGEVMSILNNDVNQLESFLTNDLNAGIRISVLVVGVASVMVWLNWQLAVVALLSVPVLAFASYLFVQRIGPKYGRVRRSVGALNSRLENNIGGIEVVKSYGRESFERDRVEEASEEYLDANWDAITTRIKFFPTLRIITGMGYVFTFLVGGYWLLFGPPQVGLAGTTVGFTGGMTLGVLTPMLLYARRFLWPMRQFGNVVNNYRYAFAAAERIVGLMDYPGTVDDPDDAIGLDGVDGQVDYEDVTFRYVGTDEPSVDDVSFSAESGDFVGLVGPTGAGKTTLLKLLVRLYDPADGTIRVDGHDVRDVSLASLRAHVGYVSQEPYLFHGTVAENVAYGIDAGDDEIREALSMAGAMEFVSELPEGIDTMVGERGVKLSGGQRQRVAIARAILEDPEILILDEATSHVDNETEVLIQRSLETLTADRTTFAIAHRLSTVRDADTILVMDEGRVVERGAHEDLLAADGLYANLWSVQVGEMEALPEEFIERTAERERAGTGDDD, translated from the coding sequence ATGTCCTGGGGCTTTTCGGGTGGCAACGACGACGCGGACACCTTCGAACACCTCCGGGAGGGTGTCGACCGCCCGATGTGGCGGCTCCTCAGCAGCTATGGCCGGGGGTACGTCCCGGAGTTCGTCCTGGGCGGGGTCGCGAGTGTCGTCGCGCGATTTCTCGAACTCATCCCGGCACTGGTCCTCGGGGTCGCGATCGACGCGCTGTTCGTGCCGACCCGTGATTTTTCGCTCCCGCTCGTCCCACAATCGGTCATTCCGGGGGACGAGCCAGGGCAGTTCTGGTTCGCCGTCGGGCTCGTCGGGGCCGTCTACATACTCACGGCTGCGCTGAACTGGATCAACGGATGGGCGTGGAACCGCTTCGCCCAACACCTCCAACACGAGGTCCGGGTTGACACCTACGACGTCGTCCAGCGGATGCGCATGGGCTTTTTCGACGACAAACAGACCGGCGAGGTCATGTCGATCCTCAACAACGACGTCAACCAACTCGAGAGTTTCCTCACCAACGACCTCAACGCCGGCATCCGGATCTCCGTGCTCGTCGTCGGTGTCGCGAGCGTGATGGTCTGGCTCAACTGGCAACTCGCCGTCGTCGCGCTACTGTCGGTGCCGGTGCTCGCATTCGCGAGTTACCTCTTCGTCCAGCGCATCGGCCCCAAGTACGGCCGCGTCCGGCGGTCGGTCGGGGCGCTCAACTCCCGACTCGAGAACAACATCGGCGGGATCGAGGTCGTCAAGTCCTACGGCCGGGAGTCCTTCGAGCGCGACCGCGTCGAGGAGGCCTCTGAGGAGTACCTCGATGCCAACTGGGACGCGATTACGACCCGGATCAAGTTCTTCCCGACGCTGCGGATCATCACCGGAATGGGGTACGTGTTCACGTTCCTCGTCGGTGGCTACTGGCTGCTCTTTGGCCCGCCACAGGTCGGCCTCGCCGGGACGACCGTCGGGTTCACGGGCGGGATGACGCTTGGCGTGCTCACGCCGATGTTGCTGTACGCCCGGCGGTTCCTCTGGCCGATGCGTCAGTTCGGCAACGTGGTCAACAACTACCGCTACGCCTTCGCCGCGGCCGAACGCATCGTCGGCCTCATGGACTACCCGGGCACCGTCGACGATCCTGACGACGCGATCGGCCTCGATGGCGTCGACGGGCAAGTCGATTACGAGGACGTGACCTTCCGATATGTCGGAACCGACGAGCCATCAGTCGACGACGTGAGCTTCAGCGCCGAATCAGGGGACTTCGTCGGCCTCGTCGGGCCGACCGGCGCGGGCAAGACCACACTGCTCAAGCTCCTGGTGCGGCTGTACGACCCTGCGGACGGGACGATCCGCGTCGACGGCCACGACGTGCGGGACGTCTCACTCGCGAGCCTCCGGGCGCACGTGGGCTACGTCAGCCAGGAGCCGTACCTCTTCCACGGCACCGTCGCCGAGAACGTCGCCTACGGCATCGACGCCGGCGACGACGAGATCCGCGAGGCGCTCTCGATGGCCGGGGCCATGGAGTTCGTGTCCGAGTTGCCAGAGGGTATCGACACGATGGTCGGCGAGCGCGGCGTGAAGCTCTCGGGCGGGCAGCGCCAGCGCGTCGCCATCGCCAGGGCGATCCTCGAGGATCCGGAGATCCTGATCCTCGACGAGGCGACCTCCCACGTCGACAACGAGACCGAGGTCCTGATCCAGCGCTCCCTGGAGACGCTGACGGCCGATCGGACGACCTTCGCGATCGCCCACCGGCTCTCGACGGTCCGGGACGCCGACACGATCCTCGTCATGGACGAGGGGCGAGTCGTCGAGCGTGGGGCACACGAGGACCTGCTCGCGGCGGACGGGCTCTACGCCAACCTCTGGAGCGTTCAGGTCGGCGAGATGGAGGCCCTCCCCGAGGAGTTCATCGAGCGCACGGCCGAGCGCGAGCGAGCGGGGACTGGCGACGACGACTGA
- a CDS encoding DUF7113 family protein: protein MRLIRGRAGGTALTGTLYEPGEEPPSYEGAPDADAPFVWVCDAFYAVESGGTVQHVDGDAINVAFESPAPRGFADRDRAIAAAEEHVRTQFGRLGLAESAVEIEHETVVPAESATGE from the coding sequence ATGCGACTCATCCGTGGACGGGCCGGCGGGACGGCGCTGACGGGGACGCTGTACGAACCTGGCGAGGAGCCTCCGAGCTACGAGGGTGCGCCTGACGCCGACGCGCCGTTCGTCTGGGTGTGTGATGCCTTCTACGCGGTCGAGAGCGGCGGAACCGTCCAGCACGTCGACGGCGACGCGATCAACGTGGCCTTCGAGTCGCCCGCGCCGCGCGGGTTCGCCGATCGCGACCGGGCAATCGCGGCCGCCGAGGAGCACGTCCGAACCCAGTTCGGCCGTCTCGGTCTCGCGGAATCGGCCGTCGAGATCGAACACGAGACGGTCGTTCCTGCGGAGTCGGCCACCGGCGAGTAG
- a CDS encoding endonuclease/exonuclease/phosphatase family protein produces MTAWLRAMTYNVRYDNAEDGEHRWANRREAVASTIRFHAPDVVGLQEPLDHQLVDVADALPGFEWIGCGRVDGESEGEHTPIGYRTDRFECVDSDTFWLSETPDEPGSVGWDARHPRIVTWARLRDQRTGDSLLFANTHFSHDGPRARQKSARLLLDRLADLREDDPVVLTGDFNCVAGEEPYEILTGEDSPLALSDERDRSSEPAHGPPTSVTDFENLVPNRKIDHVFTTPDVSVGAHGVCSDVYDDGRFPSDHLPVLVELGPGEG; encoded by the coding sequence ATGACCGCGTGGCTTCGCGCCATGACGTACAATGTCCGCTACGACAACGCCGAGGACGGCGAGCACCGCTGGGCGAACCGTCGTGAGGCTGTCGCGAGCACGATCCGGTTTCACGCGCCCGACGTTGTCGGCCTCCAGGAACCACTCGATCACCAACTGGTCGACGTCGCCGACGCTCTCCCTGGTTTCGAGTGGATCGGCTGTGGCCGCGTCGACGGCGAGAGCGAGGGCGAACACACCCCGATCGGCTACCGGACCGACCGGTTCGAGTGCGTTGATAGCGACACCTTCTGGCTCTCGGAGACCCCTGACGAGCCTGGCTCTGTCGGCTGGGACGCCCGCCACCCCCGGATCGTGACCTGGGCGCGCCTGCGCGACCAGCGGACTGGTGATTCCCTCCTTTTCGCCAACACACACTTCTCGCACGACGGCCCGCGCGCACGCCAGAAGAGTGCCCGTCTGTTGCTCGACCGGCTCGCGGACTTGCGAGAGGACGACCCCGTGGTTCTCACGGGCGATTTCAACTGCGTGGCGGGCGAAGAGCCCTACGAGATTCTGACCGGCGAGGACAGCCCGCTCGCCCTCAGTGACGAGCGCGATCGATCGTCCGAACCCGCACACGGCCCGCCGACCTCCGTGACGGACTTCGAGAACCTGGTGCCGAATCGCAAGATCGACCACGTCTTCACGACGCCCGACGTGTCCGTCGGAGCCCACGGCGTCTGCAGCGATGTCTACGACGACGGTCGGTTCCCCTCCGATCATCTGCCGGTGCTGGTCGAACTCGGTCCGGGTGAGGGGTAG